The following is a genomic window from Microvirga ossetica.
GTGTCGTCTGAACAATCGACTCCTCCAGTGTGGGAGCCAAAAAACTTACGCCGCGCCATTGACGCGGCCGGGGTCGCCCTGTGGTCGTGGAACGTCGATACCGACAGGCTCACCATGGACCAGCGCGCGTATGACCTGTGGGGTGTGCTCAGAAGCGAAGAAGGTGTGACCTTTGAGGACCTGTCATCGCATATCCATCCAGCCGATCGTGACAGGGTGAGGGCCGCTTTCGCGGCGACGCGCGGGGTTTTGGGCGCGTATGAGATCGACTTTCGGATCATGGTCGGGGACGAAGTCCGGTGGGTCTCCGCTCGGGGTCAAGGAGACGATGTCGGCATGGTCGACCGGATCATGTTCGGCATCTTCATCGACGTGACCGGTCGCAAGCAGGCCGAGGAAGGCCACGAGTTGCTGGCAGGTGAAATGAGCCACCGGGTCAAGAACCTGTTGGCCATTGCAGCGGGCCTCACCGCGATGACCTCCCGCTCGGCGGCGACGACGGCCGACATGGCACGGGACCTCACGCACCGGCTCACGGCTCTGGGGCGCGCCCACGACCTCGTCCGTCCGCTTCCGGGCCAGGAGGGAACGGCGGCGCTTCTCGGCGACCTGTTTGCTGTCCTGCTCGCACCCTACGATGACATGGGAGCCTTCAGCGGACGCATTCGCGTCTCGGTGCCGAGGATGGGTGTCGGAGAGGCAGCGGCGACGACGCTGGCCCTGGTCACCCACGAGTTGGCGACCAACTCACTCAAGTATGGCGCGCTCTCGGTGGCCAGCGGCACGCTCGATATCTCGTGCACAGCCGATAGTAGCGAAGCGGTCGTTGTTTGGACCGAACGGGGCGGCCCGCCCGTTGTGGCTCCCACAGGACCTGGAGGCTTCGGGAGCAAGCTGGTCAACCGGAGCATGTCCGCTCAGCTCGGCGGCGCGATCGACTGCGACTGGTCTGAGGAAGGCGTGGTCATCACGCTGAGGATGAACAAGGATAGCCTCGCGCGGTGAGTTTCCTGCCTCGTCTGGCACGCTTCAACATCCCAAGACAGCGCCACGCGGGAGAGTGAAATCCAATTCTGGCGAACGAGGACCCAGTAATCCCCAGGAAGGACGACAGAACGGTTCCATACTGGGTGTTCTGCGAATTATGCCTGCCCCAGATCCGGAGGCGGAGACGATAGCTCATGCCGCTCGATCTTCATCGAGGCGGTCACGGTGACGACCCGCTGGTCGTGCTCATTCCGCACCTCGATGACGACATCGCTGAGATCACCCCTTGCCAGCCGGTCTGTGCCAATCTCAGCCGCCGAGCGAGCCGTCCCTCGGATCGCAGCGTCCAGGCTGTCGAACTCGGCACCCTCGTCATCACGCAAAAGGTCCGTTCCATGCCGGATATCGAAATAGTAGCGAGCCACATCCATCTCCCAAGGCATGACGCCTTACCAAATTGAGGGGTTCGGATCCGAGACCAAGAGCCTCGCGCTGGCTCTGGGGATCCTCTACCACGAGGGGGCTGGTGGATACGTGCCGGGCAGCAGGCGCTGGTAGACTTGGCGGATCTTGCCGTAGCATTCGCAGGTCGTCTCCTCGAGCCCGGCCCGGTCGAGGATCGTAATGCTGCCGCGGCTCTGCCGGATCAGGCCCGCCGTTTGCAGCGTGCGGGTCACGACGCTGACGGTGGAACGCTGGACCCCGAGCATCTCGGCCAGGAACTCATGCGTGAGCGGCAGGGTATCCCCATCCGCCCGGTCGTGCATGCCCAGGATCCAGCGGCAGCAGCGGGCCTCGACCGGATGCAGGGCATTGCACGAGACGGTCTGGAAGGTCTGGGCCAGAAAGGCCTCGCCATAGAGCAGGATCACCAGCCGAAGGTTGGGACAGGTATCCCGCACCTCGTTCAGGCGCTAGAACGCAATCCGCGAGGCGGTGCCGGCCATCTGCACGACATAACGGCCGAAGGCCTCCCGCGTCACCAGAGCACTGAGCAGGCCCGCGACGCCCTCGCGCCCGAACACCGCGACCTCGTTGATGGCGCCATCCTCCATGACGTTGACAAGCGAGATGATCGCGTTGTGGGGAAAGTAGGCATGGCTGATCAGATCCCCGGCGTCATAAAGGATCTGACCGCGCGTCAGCTCGACGAGTTCGAGATGCGGCGCGAGAGCCGCAAAGTCCTCGGGCTCGAGAACGGCCAGGAGCCGGTTGGTGCAATGACTGGCGTTCAGCCCCTGAGGCATGGCACGGGTTCCGCCTACAGCACCACAACGCGGATGAGGCGGGATCGTCCCAGCGTGGCCGGTTCCATATACGGCCTTCTGCGAAATTCTCTTGTAGACGCAATATAGAGATGACACCCCTCTGCAAAGTTCAAATGGCACTCTCCTGCTTTTCGGGGCTGCAGGAGGACGTGCCGTATGACGGTGGTGTCGATGAGCGCCAAGGAGTTT
Proteins encoded in this region:
- a CDS encoding sensor histidine kinase; amino-acid sequence: MSSEQSTPPVWEPKNLRRAIDAAGVALWSWNVDTDRLTMDQRAYDLWGVLRSEEGVTFEDLSSHIHPADRDRVRAAFAATRGVLGAYEIDFRIMVGDEVRWVSARGQGDDVGMVDRIMFGIFIDVTGRKQAEEGHELLAGEMSHRVKNLLAIAAGLTAMTSRSAATTADMARDLTHRLTALGRAHDLVRPLPGQEGTAALLGDLFAVLLAPYDDMGAFSGRIRVSVPRMGVGEAAATTLALVTHELATNSLKYGALSVASGTLDISCTADSSEAVVVWTERGGPPVVAPTGPGGFGSKLVNRSMSAQLGGAIDCDWSEEGVVITLRMNKDSLAR
- a CDS encoding cyclic nucleotide-binding domain-containing protein, whose amino-acid sequence is MPQGLNASHCTNRLLAVLEPEDFAALAPHLELVELTRGQILYDAGDLISHAYFPHNAIISLVNVMEDGAINEVAVFGREGVAGLLSALVTREAFGRYVVQMAGTASRIAF
- a CDS encoding DUF6894 family protein; the encoded protein is MARYYFDIRHGTDLLRDDEGAEFDSLDAAIRGTARSAAEIGTDRLARGDLSDVVIEVRNEHDQRVVTVTASMKIERHELSSPPPDLGQA
- a CDS encoding helix-turn-helix domain-containing protein; protein product: MRDTCPNLRLVILLYGEAFLAQTFQTVSCNALHPVEARCCRWILGMHDRADGDTLPLTHEFLAEMLGVQRSTVSVVTRTLQTAGLIRQSRGSITILDRAGLEETTCECYGKIRQVYQRLLPGTYPPAPSW